In Candidatus Zixiibacteriota bacterium, a genomic segment contains:
- a CDS encoding dockerin type I repeat-containing protein: MKFSFRSKVIGIFISFLLLFTISSHGKEASRVKSLENIKPKSILPKGASTSISALDTCAVYEGGDPAWLVYPWVEGNELFKVYQNPSATCTNPYPFSINQVHLILYCVDIGILHLSADIEAVDNSVPGCPHPGEMLDITPLYQYVIPAEDLYFITVPLDSPVVVEGPFFVGLYIAFSGNPQIAAIVTDDTPVGCVSYNDWGYGYVDLDTVYTNPDGTGPIKTFPGRMILYSSGFPGGNSGGGTDPPPVAEFISPQPNDDVGSGVDLWVNDISGSSIIARADFYYQQTGSWIYLATDKDDDPPLRNGIISSGLGNGLSYYWNTTDLPEEDYQVRAVLTDTLGQADTAQITIHIDPTPPIPNFINPLMGHNVSGNIDVELTCPDENLSYMTFSGRSKPIDNTLAIPIINQNLGGDTNGNQFDGNSSASGEFGDFCSGPAVAAMALKYWSHQGYSDITREGFTDLTDDQLMQRLFSAMRVEENMGTYDGEFIAGINEYILSHGGGFSVKANRNPGIADIYDWGLNNEYTTMLGLSGNPGLWLILAGNKGVARHNEDHTLTLIDPVTATISDYTIHELYGILTLNYNSIWYEVDIIVSLYPDDWNLPRNGYGYDGNDSDGWGMVWNTSTLEPNKLHFLTAQATDTDNNSWITSVPVRNDGAQSYIPGDVNDDGFVNPGDLIYLINYVYLHSAPPPAGNEAANINGDSTIDLADVIYLYNYLFLGGPTPK; encoded by the coding sequence ATGAAATTCAGCTTCCGTTCAAAAGTCATAGGAATTTTCATATCATTTTTGCTATTGTTTACAATATCAAGCCATGGAAAAGAGGCTTCGCGAGTTAAATCTCTCGAAAATATCAAACCCAAATCAATCCTGCCAAAAGGCGCTTCAACTTCCATAAGCGCATTGGACACTTGCGCCGTATATGAAGGCGGAGACCCAGCCTGGCTCGTTTATCCCTGGGTTGAGGGTAATGAATTATTCAAAGTCTACCAGAATCCATCGGCCACTTGTACCAATCCATACCCCTTTTCAATCAATCAAGTCCATCTAATACTATATTGTGTTGACATTGGAATCCTTCATCTCTCCGCTGATATCGAAGCGGTTGATAATTCCGTTCCCGGCTGTCCCCATCCGGGAGAGATGCTTGATATAACTCCTCTTTATCAATATGTGATCCCCGCCGAAGATTTGTATTTTATCACCGTTCCTCTCGATAGTCCGGTAGTTGTCGAAGGACCCTTTTTTGTTGGTTTATATATTGCCTTTTCCGGCAATCCGCAGATAGCGGCCATTGTTACCGACGACACGCCCGTTGGCTGCGTCTCATATAATGACTGGGGATATGGTTATGTTGACCTTGATACGGTTTATACCAATCCCGATGGTACCGGTCCGATAAAAACATTTCCGGGACGAATGATTCTATATTCCAGCGGTTTTCCCGGAGGAAATTCCGGAGGCGGCACCGATCCGCCCCCGGTCGCAGAATTTATTTCTCCGCAGCCAAACGATGATGTTGGTTCCGGCGTTGACCTCTGGGTCAATGATATCTCAGGATCTTCAATAATTGCCCGCGCTGACTTTTATTATCAACAAACCGGCTCGTGGATTTATCTTGCTACCGATAAGGATGACGATCCACCGTTGAGAAACGGAATTATTTCTTCCGGCTTGGGTAACGGGCTCTCATATTATTGGAATACCACCGACCTGCCAGAGGAAGATTATCAGGTCAGGGCAGTTTTAACAGATACTCTTGGCCAGGCGGATACAGCTCAGATTACGATCCATATCGATCCGACCCCGCCTATTCCGAATTTCATAAATCCCCTTATGGGGCATAATGTATCAGGTAACATTGATGTTGAGCTTACCTGTCCCGACGAAAATTTAAGTTATATGACTTTTTCGGGAAGAAGCAAACCGATCGATAACACCCTGGCGATTCCGATTATTAATCAAAATCTCGGCGGTGATACCAACGGCAATCAATTCGACGGTAATTCTTCAGCATCCGGTGAATTTGGCGATTTCTGTTCCGGCCCTGCGGTGGCCGCAATGGCGCTGAAGTATTGGTCCCATCAAGGATATTCAGATATTACTCGGGAGGGTTTTACAGATTTAACTGACGACCAGTTAATGCAACGATTATTCTCCGCCATGCGCGTTGAAGAAAATATGGGAACCTATGACGGAGAATTCATCGCCGGAATAAACGAATATATTTTATCTCACGGCGGAGGATTTTCGGTCAAGGCAAATCGTAATCCCGGCATCGCCGATATTTATGATTGGGGCTTGAACAATGAATATACGACCATGCTGGGTTTGTCGGGTAATCCCGGGTTGTGGTTGATACTGGCCGGTAACAAAGGCGTTGCTCGTCATAATGAAGACCATACACTGACTTTGATTGACCCGGTTACTGCGACGATTTCGGATTATACCATTCACGAACTATATGGAATCCTCACTCTGAACTATAATTCAATTTGGTACGAAGTTGATATTATCGTCAGCCTGTATCCTGATGACTGGAACCTCCCCCGAAACGGTTATGGTTATGACGGTAATGATTCCGACGGTTGGGGAATGGTCTGGAATACTTCAACTCTGGAACCGAATAAACTGCATTTCCTGACAGCTCAGGCGACAGATACTGATAACAATTCATGGATTACATCGGTACCGGTTAGAAATGACGGGGCTCAAAGTTACATCCCGGGAGATGTAAATGATGATGGTTTTGTCAATCCGGGTGATCTAATCTATCTGATAAATTATGTCTATCTGCATTCGGCTCCTCCACCCGCCGGAAATGAAGCCGCCAATATCAACGGCGATTCAACCATTGATCTGGCTGACGTAATTTACCTTTATAATTATCTCTTTCTGGGTGGACCAACGCCGAAATAA
- the lipA gene encoding lipoyl synthase, protein MNMTKNNLRRPPWFKVTAFGGDKYHDVRKRLRGLTLHTVCEEANCPNRGECFNAGTASFLLLGPKCTRNCRFCDIASGKPNPLDPTEPVKVAEMVEYLDLSHVVLTSVTRDDLPDQGSRQFARTVAEIKRRLPQATTEILTPDFHARPELIDLALSERPTVFNHNVETIPRLYPEARPQSEYKRSLRVLEYVIINYPIILVKSGIMVGLGETVSELNELFADLAAIKVKVLTIGQYLSPSKQHAPVRKYYTPEEFSQFAIQAENSGIEKVISGPLVRSSYRAHEVLQ, encoded by the coding sequence ATGAATATGACAAAGAATAATTTAAGACGGCCTCCGTGGTTCAAAGTGACCGCTTTTGGCGGAGATAAATATCACGATGTCAGAAAACGGTTGCGGGGTTTGACTCTGCATACCGTTTGCGAGGAAGCAAATTGCCCCAATCGAGGGGAATGTTTCAACGCCGGTACGGCGTCGTTTCTTCTATTGGGACCGAAATGTACTCGTAATTGTCGATTTTGTGATATTGCCAGCGGCAAGCCCAATCCTCTTGATCCGACCGAACCTGTCAAGGTTGCTGAAATGGTCGAATATTTGGATTTATCTCATGTTGTCTTGACTTCGGTTACCCGGGATGACTTACCTGACCAGGGTTCGCGACAATTTGCCCGGACAGTTGCCGAGATTAAAAGAAGATTACCTCAGGCGACTACAGAAATTTTAACTCCGGATTTTCATGCTCGTCCGGAATTGATTGATCTGGCATTAAGCGAACGGCCGACGGTTTTCAATCATAACGTCGAAACCATACCTCGCCTATATCCCGAAGCCCGACCGCAGTCAGAATATAAACGATCATTGAGAGTATTGGAATATGTTATAATCAATTATCCGATAATATTGGTCAAGTCCGGCATTATGGTTGGACTTGGAGAAACGGTTTCGGAGCTCAATGAACTTTTCGCCGATCTGGCCGCTATTAAAGTCAAAGTATTAACTATTGGTCAATACCTTTCACCTTCGAAACAGCATGCCCCTGTACGCAAATATTATACCCCCGAAGAATTTTCGCAATTTGCGATTCAGGCTGAAAATTCGGGTATTGAAAAGGTTATTTCCGGCCCTCTGGTAAGATCCTCCTATCGTGCTCATGAAGTTTTGCAATAG
- a CDS encoding HD domain-containing phosphohydrolase, with product MMTNRNEKYSIIVIDDETYICNIVKEALSSNEAYRVKSFSDPGKALTYLEKNHVDLVLTDLVMGEFSGVDILETAFREHPDCILILMTAHPTVNNAISVLKKGAYDYLVKPFKLETLKSAVVRGLRHQALARENVHLKEQLALHKLSEAIGSSTSLQSILDMAADTAKTVIGVGAVSVLVRDSEEQVPIPYIIRGSSIDEQMDAFLNGNHKLCAAALDKTDVQSSCEEIIKKEKSIRTLAAYPLMSRGKAIGLLNVAHEEKFMPLKPGQLHLLSIIAAKVASAIENNRLYEYLQSSYLKAIKALANAIEARDPYTRGHTDRVTVLADLLASRLNWSMDKRAELKMGCTLHDIGKIGIPDAILNKPGRLTDEERAQIQMHPELGAKMIEGIDYLEAAVPYILYHHEQYDGSGYPRGLAGEEIPIEGRLLAVVDTYDAIVTHRPYRQGADPEKAIDELEKFKGKQFDPIIVDVIVSAWKEGLIEQLGIYPTESCVETQPA from the coding sequence ATGATGACTAACCGAAATGAAAAATACAGCATAATAGTCATTGATGATGAAACGTATATTTGCAATATCGTTAAGGAAGCTTTGTCATCTAATGAAGCATACCGGGTAAAATCATTTTCTGATCCCGGTAAGGCCTTAACTTATCTGGAGAAAAATCACGTTGATCTTGTATTGACTGATTTGGTTATGGGCGAATTTTCCGGCGTGGATATTCTGGAGACGGCGTTTCGAGAACATCCCGATTGTATCCTGATTCTTATGACAGCGCATCCGACCGTCAATAACGCTATTTCGGTGCTGAAAAAAGGGGCATATGATTACCTGGTCAAACCATTTAAGCTGGAAACTCTAAAAAGCGCCGTTGTGCGAGGGTTACGGCACCAGGCTCTTGCCCGCGAAAACGTTCATCTAAAAGAGCAATTGGCTTTGCATAAATTGTCAGAAGCCATCGGATCATCAACCAGTCTTCAATCGATACTGGATATGGCGGCTGACACTGCCAAAACCGTAATCGGAGTGGGCGCCGTCTCAGTGCTGGTTCGCGATAGTGAGGAGCAAGTTCCTATCCCTTATATCATAAGAGGCAGTTCGATTGATGAACAGATGGATGCCTTTTTAAACGGAAATCACAAGTTATGCGCCGCCGCCCTGGATAAGACTGATGTGCAATCGAGTTGTGAGGAAATCATAAAGAAAGAAAAATCGATTCGGACGCTGGCGGCATATCCGTTAATGTCCCGGGGTAAGGCTATCGGCCTTTTAAATGTCGCCCATGAAGAAAAATTTATGCCTCTTAAACCGGGGCAATTGCATCTGTTGTCGATTATTGCGGCCAAGGTCGCTTCAGCAATTGAAAATAATCGCTTATATGAATACCTGCAATCATCGTATCTCAAAGCCATTAAAGCCCTGGCCAACGCCATTGAAGCCCGTGATCCGTATACTCGAGGGCATACTGATCGGGTGACGGTTCTGGCCGATTTGCTTGCTTCAAGGTTGAACTGGTCGATGGATAAACGAGCCGAACTCAAAATGGGGTGTACGCTGCATGATATTGGAAAAATCGGAATACCCGATGCCATTTTAAACAAGCCCGGTCGGCTGACTGATGAAGAGCGAGCACAAATTCAGATGCATCCGGAACTGGGAGCGAAGATGATTGAAGGGATTGATTATCTCGAAGCGGCCGTTCCATACATCTTATATCATCACGAGCAATATGATGGTTCGGGATATCCGCGGGGTTTGGCCGGCGAGGAAATTCCAATCGAAGGTCGCCTGCTGGCCGTGGTTGATACTTATGACGCGATTGTGACTCATCGCCCTTATCGTCAGGGCGCCGACCCGGAAAAAGCCATCGATGAGCTTGAAAAATTCAAGGGGAAACAGTTTGACCCGATAATTGTTGATGTTATAGTCAGCGCGTGGAAAGAAGGCTTAATTGAACAGCTTGGAATTTATCCTACCGAATCATGTGTTGAAACTCAACCGGCATAA
- a CDS encoding site-2 protease family protein, with the protein MPPENDIDLFALSAFKIIRDYFDIILYRADGGRVMFRANPILRKKGWERELNKRLKTINARIKIVRDKDAYNITVYSTPFKIGKPPLVNILLFILTLLTVLIISAYREVGPAVFSSPELLLVGLPFTITLMIILLVHEMGHFWAGYRRGVLMSYPFFIPAPTFIGTFGAIIKGRSPIRTKNDLIFIGAAGPLAGAIPSIIAVIWGQMSSQVAPLSADVTYLSFGSSIFTYVISHILYGNLPQGMGIFLSPIALAGQVGLLITMINLLPLGQLDGGHIFYGLFGKKQRFLAVVFMLFLLIIGYFWKGWWLWLFLAFIMRPFHPPVIEDAIPPDRKHKIIAWIAIILFILTFVPRPIYYAG; encoded by the coding sequence ATGCCGCCTGAAAACGATATAGATTTATTTGCGCTTTCCGCATTCAAAATCATAAGAGATTATTTTGATATAATTCTCTATCGCGCTGACGGCGGCCGAGTAATGTTTCGCGCCAACCCCATCTTGAGAAAAAAAGGATGGGAACGGGAATTGAACAAACGCCTGAAAACAATCAATGCCCGCATTAAAATTGTTCGAGACAAGGATGCTTACAATATCACTGTTTATTCGACTCCGTTCAAAATAGGTAAGCCCCCTCTGGTCAATATCCTTCTGTTTATCCTGACTCTGCTCACCGTCTTGATTATTTCCGCTTATCGCGAGGTCGGCCCCGCGGTTTTTTCCAGCCCGGAATTACTACTCGTCGGATTGCCTTTCACAATAACATTAATGATTATTTTACTCGTTCACGAAATGGGACATTTTTGGGCAGGATATCGGCGGGGAGTGTTGATGAGCTATCCATTCTTCATCCCGGCTCCGACTTTTATTGGCACCTTCGGAGCCATTATCAAAGGCCGCTCACCTATCCGAACTAAAAATGATTTGATATTCATCGGCGCCGCCGGGCCGTTAGCCGGGGCAATCCCGTCAATAATTGCCGTTATATGGGGACAAATGAGTTCCCAGGTAGCGCCTCTGTCCGCCGACGTTACTTATCTTTCATTTGGAAGCTCCATCTTTACCTATGTAATCAGTCATATCCTCTATGGCAATCTACCGCAGGGAATGGGAATATTCCTGTCACCAATAGCCCTTGCCGGGCAAGTCGGGCTCTTGATAACTATGATTAACCTGCTTCCCCTGGGTCAACTTGATGGTGGTCATATTTTCTATGGGCTATTCGGGAAAAAACAACGATTCCTGGCTGTAGTCTTCATGTTGTTTTTGTTAATAATCGGCTACTTTTGGAAAGGATGGTGGCTATGGTTATTTTTGGCTTTTATAATGAGACCTTTTCACCCGCCTGTTATTGAGGACGCTATCCCCCCCGATAGAAAACATAAAATCATAGCTTGGATAGCGATTATTCTATTTATTTTGACTTTTGTACCCCGCCCGATTTATTATGCCGGTTGA